The Thalassolituus oleivorans MIL-1 genome includes the window AGCGCCTTCGTGCTCAGTTACTATTAGAGGGCCTAACGGCTTATCAAGAGGGCAGTACCGTCAACGGCTCAACTTGGTATCGAGTATTTGTTGGCCCATTTAAAAACCGCTCTAAGTTAAATAAAGCACAAGATACGTTGGTTAATATGAATATTAGTCCTTTGGTTTTAAAGCAAAAGAGCGACGGTTAATCTTCTTATGTCGGCTTGCAAGTGCATCCACAAGCCGACATTATCTTCCCACTGCTTACTCGCAAGGATGCCGCTATGACAACTCATTCTCAGCCGACTTGGCTATCCGCTTTACAGAATACCTTTGGTTTTAATTCGCTCCGAGAGGGGCAGCAACCGGTTGTTGAAGCTATATTGGCGGGGCGCTCTGCCGCAGCAATTTTTCCCACAGGTTCGGGAAAATCATTGTGCTATCAATTGCCTGCATTATTGTTACCACATTTAACTTTGATTGTTTCGCCACTACTGGCCTTGATGCAAGACCAAGTGAGCTTTTTGCGAAGCAAAGGCGTTGCCGCAGCGAGCTTGGATTCCACATTATCGCGAGAAGAATTGCAAAGTGTGCAGCAAGGCGTGCGCGAAGGTGCGATTAAAATTCTATTTATTTCCGTCGAACGTCTTAAAAATGAACGTTTTCGCGAATTTATTCGTCACGTGGCGATATCTTTGCTGGTGGTTGACGAGGCACATTGTATTTCTGAATGGGGTCACAATTTCCGCCCTGATTATTTAAAGCTACCAGAGTGGCGTCGTCAGTTTAATATTCCGCAGTCGTTATTACTTACCGCCACAGCTACGGAAAAAGTAGTGCACGATATGCGCCGGCATTTTGAAATCGCACCTAGCGATGTCGTAAGTACTGGTTTTTATCGTAAAAATTTACGCTTATTAGTACAACCCACGGCCATTGAAGCTCGAATTGATAAATGTGCAGAGTGGCTAAATCACCGTATAAAAAAAGGCGAAGCATTCGGCAGTGTTATTTATGTTACCCAGCAAAATACGGCGGATGAAGTAGCGCAAGCATTAAAACAGCGCATATCTGTTCCTGTTGAGGCTTATCATGCGGGCATGCAAAGCGAAAATCGTCAGGCGATTCAACAACGTTTTATGACAGGAACGACGCCTTGCATTGTTGCTACGATTGCCTTCGGTATGGGCATTGATAAAAGTAATATTCGCCAAGTGCTGCATTACGATTTGCCGAAATCAATTGAGAATTACAGTCAAGAAATTGGCCGAGCTGGGCGTGATGGCCGCGCCGCTGATTGTGTGTTGCTCGCCGATTTATCGGGTCTAACGGTGCTTGAAAACTACACCTACGGTGATACGCCCACCTTAGCGGCGATCACGCGCCTACTCGATACTATTCAGCAGGATACCGTGGGTATTAATCATGAGGGCCAAGGGCGGTGGGAAACCATGATGCTGCCTTTATCGAATCAAACAGATATCCGCCCTCTGCCGTTAAAGACTCTGTTAGTGCATTTAGAAATGGCGGGCTATTTAACGCCGTTATTTAGTTACTACGCCGAATATAGATTTCGTTTAGAAAGTGAGAGCAGTCTACTAGCGCATTTTGATGCGGAGCGGCAGCAGTTTTTACAGACTATTTTTCAATGCAGTAAAAAAGGTCGTACTTGGTACAGTTTGGACGTGCCTGCACTAGAGCAAGCCGCTGGGCCTGATGCACGTTTGCGTGCAGTGCGAGCACTCGAATATTGCTTCGAAAATGATTGGCTGACACTCGAAATTAAACAAATGACCGAAGTGTACCAAGTGCAAGCTTGGCCTCATGCAGAGCAGTCAGTAATTGCAGAAAAACTCTATCGTACTTTTTTGGAGCATCAGGAAAGCGATATTCAGCGCCTGCATAATATGATTGCGGTATTTCAATCCCAGCAATGTCTCAGTCGCCAACTGGCTGTATATTTTAATGACCACAGCATGAAACAGGATTGCGGTCATTGCTCTGTGTGTATGGGGCGTTGGCAGGCCTGGCCGCGACCAGTAAAGCATGCTCAGCAATATGATGTAGCGCAAGTAGTCACTTATCTATCGCAATTTGAGCAAGCCTATCAAACAATGTTTAAGCTACCTTCGGAAGCGGAAGCTAAGACACGTTTTTTGTGCGGCATGACGAGCCCTTGGTTAACACGATTAAAAGCGCGTGGAATAGCGAACTATGGTTGCCTCGAAAGTGCGCCTTATGCAACAGTATTGGCCATCGCCAAGGAACTCTAGGATGTCCAATGAGCATAGTGACCCGCACAGAAACTCTGGTAATCGATACCCCCGAGGGCAATCGCAATATTGCATGGCAAATGTGGCAACATCCAGATAAGCCTGAAGCGCCGCTAGTGATATGCGTGCACGGTTTGACTCGTAACCGACACGACTTTGATATGCTGGCAAAAGTATTAGCGGAAGATTATCGCGTTATAACCGTCGATGTTATCGGACGTGGAGACAGTGATCGTTTACAAGACGGCCAGCTTTACGGTTATCCCTTGTACGTCAGTCAAATGATGCAGCTATTGGAGTACCTAGAAGAAGAGACAGGGCAAAGTACCTGCTATTGGGTTGGAACCTCAATGGGTGGCTTGATAGGCATGATGATTGCCGCTCTGCCAAACTCTCCGATTAACAGACTCATACTCAACGATATTGGCCCTGTGATTCCATTAGCTGCGCTGCAGCGTTTGGGGGAGTACGTTGGTAAAGCGCCGACGTTCCATAATATCGTTGGCATTGAGCACTACCTAAGAATCGTTGCGCAGCCGTTTGGCCCATTAACGGATGCACAATGGCAGCACCTCGCGCGCTACAGCGCAGAGGATACCGGTGGTGGTGTGTGGCAGTTACGCTATGATCCGCAAATCGCCTTGGCCTTTGCCGGTCTGGATAGCGACATCGATCTAACCGCTGTGTGGACTGCCGTTGAATGTCCAGTACTCGTCATTCGTGGCGCTGAGTCTGACTTGCTCACGGCGGAGACGGCGAACGACATGCTGATGAGGGAGGGAACCGAGTTGGCAGTAATCCCCGGGGTTGGCCATGCGCCAGTATTGATGGATGACGAACAAATCTCTCTAGTGAGCGAATTTTTTAATCGCTAATGCCGTAATGGCTTAGTCGCATTTGCGGCTAGGCCTATCTTCACAAATATAATTGCCTGACTTTTTTACTCTTCTCTAGTGCGTTTCTGGCCGTGTTAGCTGACTTTCTATTACAGCTTACTGCTAGATTGCCACCTAGATCACAGTTCTTTTTGATTATTGTCATTAGTATCCGAATGTAACAAAACGCGCTAACAAAAAACGACACTGTAAAGCTGGAAAGAACCAAGAAGCTGGTCCTTACTATTGGTACAGAAGTTAAATCGATCGTAAGGTAATAGATCAATGGAAGAGAACGAAACTAACGGCTCAGGGCTAGTGCATATCCACGTGGTGGCCGCATTTACCTCCTGCTGCATATTGTTAACCGCTATGTTGATCGGTTAACTGTGAGAATGTTGTTTCTGACAACGTCGTCTATTACTTAAAAAAACGATCTTAAATCTTCCTTGTATATCGCGTTAAATTCTTAGTGTTTATCCTTGTAACTCAGTACTTTGGCTCTAGCGGCCATGCTTCCTCTTAATCTAGATCAATTTGAGCCGATGTGCCTTTTGCGCTTTGTTTAGTTTGCTTCGATCCACCTTGCTGCATACCATTTCTTAAAATAATAAAAATGGATGCTCTCTATGAAATTGGTGCAAACACTTGCTTTGTCTGTTTTGGGTATAGCGACCACAAGCTTAAGTTACGGTATGTCGTCGACACCGGAAGTTCCCTCACAGCCTCATGCGTCTGGCTATAGCGGTGATGTTGCATCGTTAGCACAAGGCTGTTTTTCTATTCAATCTCCTGCGACTGGAAACTATCTCAATCGTTTCGATCAGGGCGGAACTGTCGATGATGGCCTGTCTTATCATTTTGAAAATATTCCAGTCGCCGAAGCCGCTCAGTTCTTTATTAAGCCGACTGGCCCAGATGGCTTTTTATTAACAGATAAAGATGGCCGTTATTTGGCTAGCCATTTACCTGCAGCTGTTAGCGCAGGAACCTACGCAGGTGAATTCGCCGAATGGAAAATAGAAAAAGATTCCGATAATAATTTTAGTTTTAAGAATACCGCTTTGTTCATGAAGTTAGGTCATAAGACGAATAAAGGCAGTCTGTATTTTC containing:
- a CDS encoding RecQ family ATP-dependent DNA helicase, coding for MTTHSQPTWLSALQNTFGFNSLREGQQPVVEAILAGRSAAAIFPTGSGKSLCYQLPALLLPHLTLIVSPLLALMQDQVSFLRSKGVAAASLDSTLSREELQSVQQGVREGAIKILFISVERLKNERFREFIRHVAISLLVVDEAHCISEWGHNFRPDYLKLPEWRRQFNIPQSLLLTATATEKVVHDMRRHFEIAPSDVVSTGFYRKNLRLLVQPTAIEARIDKCAEWLNHRIKKGEAFGSVIYVTQQNTADEVAQALKQRISVPVEAYHAGMQSENRQAIQQRFMTGTTPCIVATIAFGMGIDKSNIRQVLHYDLPKSIENYSQEIGRAGRDGRAADCVLLADLSGLTVLENYTYGDTPTLAAITRLLDTIQQDTVGINHEGQGRWETMMLPLSNQTDIRPLPLKTLLVHLEMAGYLTPLFSYYAEYRFRLESESSLLAHFDAERQQFLQTIFQCSKKGRTWYSLDVPALEQAAGPDARLRAVRALEYCFENDWLTLEIKQMTEVYQVQAWPHAEQSVIAEKLYRTFLEHQESDIQRLHNMIAVFQSQQCLSRQLAVYFNDHSMKQDCGHCSVCMGRWQAWPRPVKHAQQYDVAQVVTYLSQFEQAYQTMFKLPSEAEAKTRFLCGMTSPWLTRLKARGIANYGCLESAPYATVLAIAKEL
- a CDS encoding alpha/beta fold hydrolase; this translates as MSIVTRTETLVIDTPEGNRNIAWQMWQHPDKPEAPLVICVHGLTRNRHDFDMLAKVLAEDYRVITVDVIGRGDSDRLQDGQLYGYPLYVSQMMQLLEYLEEETGQSTCYWVGTSMGGLIGMMIAALPNSPINRLILNDIGPVIPLAALQRLGEYVGKAPTFHNIVGIEHYLRIVAQPFGPLTDAQWQHLARYSAEDTGGGVWQLRYDPQIALAFAGLDSDIDLTAVWTAVECPVLVIRGAESDLLTAETANDMLMREGTELAVIPGVGHAPVLMDDEQISLVSEFFNR